A portion of the Clavibacter michiganensis genome contains these proteins:
- a CDS encoding FAD-dependent oxidoreductase: MRTVIIGGVAGGMSAATRLRRLDEEREILVFERGAYVSFANCGLPYYVGGVIPERASLLLQTPESLAARFRLDVRVRHEVVGIDAGAKTVAVRDLDAGTVDTVVYDDLVIAAGAGAAPGGTDGGVPSSTLRSVEDVDRIMALLNVTTDAHAVVVGAGFIGLEGVENLLARGVHVTLVQRGQQVLSPLDPEMAAPVREALEAAGVDVRTGTTVTGAADGHVDLDDGTRVRADLVIQAAGVHPETGLAEAASLRLGPSGGIAVDARQRTSDPSIWAVGDGVEKIDHIDGTPTLVTMAGLANRHGRAAADDIAGAATTDAAPALGTAILGLLGLTVGLVGWNEKRLVAEGRPHRIIHTHPASHAGYYPGAQHMAIKLLVDPDDDRILGAQIIGRDGVDKRLDVIAVAMTAGLTASALSRLELAYAPQYGSAKDPVNLLGYVAENAATGTTRSIQWHELEDAVAAGATLVDVRTTGEHATAAIPGAVSLPLDELRARHEELPAGPLVVHCQVGQRGHTAARLLTQLGHDVRNLDGGWLTWQAGTASTTITTDTAAVAA, translated from the coding sequence ATGAGGACAGTGATCATCGGAGGAGTGGCCGGCGGGATGTCGGCGGCGACGCGGCTGCGTCGACTGGACGAGGAGCGCGAGATCCTCGTGTTCGAGCGCGGCGCGTACGTGTCGTTCGCGAACTGCGGACTCCCGTACTACGTCGGCGGCGTGATCCCGGAGAGGGCGTCGCTTCTGCTGCAGACCCCCGAGTCGCTCGCGGCGCGCTTCCGTCTCGACGTGCGGGTGCGGCACGAGGTCGTCGGCATCGACGCGGGCGCGAAGACCGTCGCGGTGCGCGATCTCGACGCGGGCACCGTCGACACGGTCGTGTACGACGACCTGGTCATCGCGGCGGGCGCCGGCGCCGCGCCCGGCGGGACCGATGGCGGCGTCCCCTCCTCCACCCTGCGCAGCGTGGAGGACGTGGACCGCATCATGGCCCTCCTCAACGTTACTACCGACGCGCACGCCGTCGTGGTCGGTGCCGGTTTCATCGGGCTCGAGGGGGTCGAGAACCTCCTCGCCCGCGGTGTCCACGTGACGCTCGTGCAGCGCGGGCAACAGGTGCTCTCGCCGCTGGATCCGGAGATGGCCGCCCCCGTCCGCGAGGCCCTGGAGGCCGCGGGCGTGGACGTCCGGACCGGCACGACCGTCACCGGCGCCGCGGACGGGCACGTAGACCTCGACGACGGCACGCGCGTGCGGGCCGACCTGGTGATCCAGGCCGCCGGCGTCCACCCCGAGACAGGCTTAGCTGAGGCAGCCAGTCTGCGTCTCGGCCCGAGCGGCGGCATCGCCGTCGACGCTCGTCAGCGCACGAGCGACCCGTCGATCTGGGCGGTCGGGGACGGCGTGGAGAAGATCGACCACATCGACGGCACCCCGACGCTGGTGACCATGGCGGGACTCGCCAACCGGCACGGGCGAGCGGCGGCCGACGACATCGCCGGCGCCGCGACGACCGACGCCGCGCCCGCCCTCGGGACCGCGATCCTCGGCCTCCTCGGCCTCACCGTCGGGCTCGTCGGGTGGAACGAGAAGCGCCTCGTCGCGGAGGGGCGGCCCCACCGGATCATCCACACGCACCCCGCCTCGCACGCGGGCTACTACCCGGGTGCGCAGCATATGGCGATCAAGCTCCTCGTCGACCCGGACGACGACCGGATCCTCGGTGCGCAGATCATCGGCCGCGACGGCGTCGACAAGCGCCTGGACGTGATCGCGGTCGCCATGACCGCCGGGCTCACCGCATCCGCACTGTCGCGGCTCGAGCTGGCGTACGCGCCGCAGTACGGATCCGCGAAGGACCCCGTGAACCTCCTCGGCTACGTCGCCGAGAACGCCGCCACCGGCACCACCCGCTCCATCCAGTGGCACGAGCTCGAGGACGCCGTCGCCGCCGGGGCGACCCTGGTGGACGTGCGCACGACCGGCGAGCACGCGACCGCCGCGATCCCCGGCGCCGTCTCTCTGCCTCTGGACGAGCTCCGAGCACGCCACGAAGAGCTCCCCGCGGGCCCCCTGGTCGTGCACTGCCAGGTCGGACAGCGCGGACACACCGCCGCGCGCCTGCTCACGCAGCTCGGGCACGACGTCCGCAACCTCGACGGCGGCTGGCTCACCTGGCAGGCCGGGACCGCATCCACCACCATCACCACCGACACGGCCGCGGTCGCGGCCTGA
- a CDS encoding rhodanese-like domain-containing protein: MNNITVHELATSTGATIIDVREADEYADGHARTAINVPLSELDARIDEIPTDRPVHVICQSGGRSARATEALTAQGIEAVNVTGGTSAWIDADLPTDRA; this comes from the coding sequence ATGAACAACATCACCGTCCACGAACTCGCCACATCCACGGGCGCCACCATCATCGACGTGCGCGAGGCCGACGAATACGCCGACGGCCACGCCCGTACGGCAATCAACGTCCCCCTGTCCGAGCTCGACGCACGCATCGACGAGATCCCCACCGACCGGCCCGTGCACGTCATCTGCCAGTCCGGAGGCCGTAGCGCCCGCGCGACCGAAGCCCTCACCGCCCAGGGCATCGAAGCCGTCAACGTCACGGGCGGCACCTCCGCCTGGATCGACGCCGACCTGCCCACCGACCGCGCATGA
- a CDS encoding universal stress protein, giving the protein MSEPVGTGPIVVGLQPGYVSGVVEVAASYAARLGSSLVCVSVDPAFVDTGTRDDGSEMLEPLDSDTDDSAPRTLSASEEEEVRAVAARAGVTVELLAGVGDPARALIRAAEQRDAPMLVIGSRSGARRIAEFFSGSVAAQLVHHQHRPVLVIPTDPIGLHASPPQQDL; this is encoded by the coding sequence ATGTCAGAGCCTGTCGGTACCGGCCCCATCGTGGTCGGTCTGCAACCGGGATACGTATCTGGGGTCGTTGAGGTCGCCGCGTCGTACGCCGCACGCCTTGGTTCGTCTCTAGTGTGCGTGAGCGTCGATCCTGCGTTCGTGGATACCGGGACTCGGGACGACGGGTCCGAGATGCTCGAGCCGTTGGACTCCGACACCGACGACTCCGCCCCGAGGACGCTGTCCGCCTCAGAGGAAGAGGAAGTGCGGGCCGTGGCCGCGCGAGCGGGAGTAACCGTGGAGCTCCTGGCCGGAGTCGGCGACCCAGCCCGGGCGCTCATCAGGGCTGCGGAGCAGCGGGATGCGCCGATGCTGGTCATCGGTAGCCGAAGTGGAGCGCGTCGCATCGCCGAGTTCTTCTCGGGATCCGTCGCCGCGCAGCTGGTGCACCACCAGCACCGTCCGGTGCTCGTGATCCCGACCGACCCGATCGGACTTCACGCGTCACCGCCTCAGCAGGATCTCTGA
- a CDS encoding metal-sensitive transcriptional regulator has protein sequence MSDDSGQLHDAVAMKKIANRLKRAQGQLAGVITAVENGGDCRDVVTQLAAVSSALDRAGFAIVSTAMQQCLVVDDVDDDANAGDGDTPSPRKLTIEEIEKLFLTLA, from the coding sequence ATGAGCGACGACAGCGGCCAGCTCCACGACGCCGTCGCGATGAAGAAGATCGCCAATCGGCTCAAGCGCGCCCAGGGGCAGCTCGCCGGTGTCATCACCGCCGTCGAGAACGGAGGCGACTGCCGCGACGTCGTGACGCAGCTCGCCGCCGTGTCTAGCGCCCTGGACCGTGCCGGCTTCGCGATCGTCTCCACGGCCATGCAGCAGTGCCTCGTGGTCGACGACGTCGACGACGACGCAAATGCCGGCGACGGCGATACCCCGTCACCGCGGAAGCTCACCATCGAGGAGATCGAAAAGCTGTTCCTCACCCTGGCCTGA
- a CDS encoding PIN domain-containing protein, which translates to MLHLLVDTSTYLDLAKRRDGQRWIVALRVLIHQGKVKLLVPRVVIEEYDRNEARVQTAMTSSIASRFKEIRHDLVTYGSDDDAHAIEVIEDLSRHLPLVGAMTTRNFEELRELLMAGQIVEPSRVEMSRVVGRGLKKAAPFHSGKNSVADAVILELYRTATQAADLAVYPHAFVTTNHTDFSQANGDRREPHSDIADAFDEVGSRYALGVDGLDTVLRDHFGEELAELLEETDFQEEPRRLDEIVTAETEMFDRIWYHRSLQHDYRAERDGDAAELQRHGAIAGPARERVETAYTEPGQLGPYTDFELGMLHGKLSALRWVLGSEWDFLDT; encoded by the coding sequence GTGCTGCACCTGCTTGTTGACACCTCCACTTACCTTGACCTTGCCAAGCGCCGAGACGGGCAACGGTGGATCGTTGCGCTGCGGGTACTGATCCATCAAGGAAAAGTGAAGCTCTTGGTCCCGCGAGTAGTCATTGAGGAGTACGACCGCAACGAAGCTCGCGTGCAGACCGCGATGACGTCGAGCATCGCGTCACGGTTCAAGGAGATTCGCCACGATCTCGTGACCTACGGCAGCGACGACGATGCTCACGCCATCGAGGTCATCGAGGACCTCAGTCGACACCTCCCACTCGTCGGCGCGATGACAACCAGGAACTTCGAGGAGCTGCGGGAACTCCTCATGGCCGGCCAGATCGTTGAGCCTTCGAGGGTCGAGATGAGCCGCGTCGTGGGGCGCGGATTGAAGAAGGCTGCGCCCTTCCACAGCGGGAAGAACAGCGTCGCGGACGCCGTCATCCTCGAGCTCTACCGGACTGCGACGCAGGCAGCGGACCTCGCGGTGTACCCGCACGCGTTCGTCACCACCAACCACACCGACTTCTCTCAGGCGAATGGTGATCGGCGAGAGCCACACAGCGACATCGCGGATGCGTTCGACGAAGTGGGAAGCCGCTACGCCCTCGGGGTGGACGGCCTCGACACTGTCCTGCGCGACCACTTCGGTGAAGAGCTAGCGGAGCTCCTTGAGGAGACCGACTTCCAAGAAGAGCCCCGCCGTCTAGACGAGATCGTCACCGCAGAGACTGAGATGTTCGACCGCATCTGGTACCACCGGTCGTTGCAGCACGACTACCGTGCCGAACGGGATGGCGACGCGGCGGAGCTCCAACGCCACGGGGCCATCGCCGGCCCCGCCCGCGAGCGCGTCGAGACCGCCTACACGGAGCCCGGGCAACTCGGCCCGTACACGGACTTCGAACTCGGCATGCTCCACGGAAAGCTCAGCGCCCTGCGATGGGTGCTCGGCAGCGAGTGGGACTTCCTGGACACCTGA